In Alteromonas sp. V450, the following proteins share a genomic window:
- a CDS encoding YaiI/YqxD family protein: protein MHIWVDADACPAVIKDILFKAARRTKLPLSLVANHSMSVPPDRHITLTQVPSGFDAADDYIVEKCNAGDLVITNDIPLAADVLAKNALALNNRGEEYDKSSIKQILGMRDFMETMRSSGEHTGGPKAFSQRDKQNFANALDRLLTQGLRALKQDDGIRVRKH, encoded by the coding sequence ATGCATATTTGGGTTGACGCAGACGCGTGCCCTGCAGTGATCAAAGACATACTATTTAAGGCAGCCAGAAGAACTAAGCTGCCTTTGTCTTTGGTGGCCAATCATTCCATGTCTGTTCCTCCGGACAGACATATAACCTTAACACAAGTACCTTCAGGCTTTGACGCTGCGGATGATTATATCGTAGAAAAGTGCAACGCTGGCGATTTGGTTATAACCAACGATATTCCATTAGCCGCTGATGTTTTAGCGAAAAATGCGTTAGCGTTAAATAACCGTGGTGAAGAATACGACAAGTCGTCTATAAAGCAGATATTGGGTATGCGAGATTTCATGGAGACGATGCGTTCAAGCGGTGAACATACTGGTGGTCCAAAAGCCTTTTCGCAACGAGACAAACAAAACTTCGCCAATGCGTTAGACCGGCTCCTAACTCAAGGACTCCGTGCCCTCAAACAAGATGACGGGATCAGAGTACGTAAACACTGA
- a CDS encoding SDR family oxidoreductase, whose amino-acid sequence MMKNLFDLTGKVALVTGASRGIGESIARLLAQYGAHVIVSSRKIDGCEAVASSIRDAGGKATALACHVGEMEQITQAFDAIKRDFGKLDILVNNAAANPYFGHILDTDLGAYNKTVDVNIRGYFFMSIEAGKMMKEQGGGVILNTASVNGVTPGDMQGIYSITKAAVISMTKSFAKECGGLNIRVNALLPGLTDTKFASALTTNEQILKHALKVIPLGRVADPDEMAGTVLYLVSDASTYTTGTTVVVDGGMLA is encoded by the coding sequence ATGATGAAAAATTTATTTGATCTCACTGGAAAAGTTGCACTAGTAACGGGAGCAAGCCGCGGTATCGGAGAGTCTATTGCTCGTTTGCTCGCGCAATACGGCGCCCACGTAATAGTGTCAAGCCGCAAAATAGATGGCTGCGAAGCGGTTGCATCATCAATTCGCGATGCGGGTGGAAAGGCTACGGCACTTGCTTGTCATGTGGGTGAAATGGAGCAAATTACCCAGGCATTTGACGCTATAAAGCGTGATTTCGGTAAACTGGATATACTTGTGAATAATGCAGCGGCTAATCCATATTTCGGCCATATTTTAGATACGGACCTAGGCGCCTATAACAAAACAGTAGATGTAAACATTCGAGGTTATTTCTTCATGTCTATTGAGGCAGGAAAAATGATGAAAGAGCAGGGCGGCGGTGTCATTTTAAATACGGCGTCAGTTAATGGTGTCACGCCGGGCGATATGCAGGGGATTTACTCTATTACGAAAGCGGCGGTTATCAGTATGACCAAGTCGTTTGCAAAGGAGTGTGGTGGATTGAATATCCGTGTTAATGCACTATTGCCTGGTCTGACAGACACAAAGTTTGCTTCTGCGTTAACCACTAATGAACAAATTTTGAAGCACGCGTTAAAAGTAATTCCGCTTGGGCGTGTTGCTGATCCTGATGAAATGGCTGGTACAGTGTTATATCTGGTATCTGATGCGTCAACCTATACGACCGGCACGACAGTCGTGGTAGATGGTGGTATGCTTGCATAA
- a CDS encoding SDR family NAD(P)-dependent oxidoreductase, giving the protein MNVAANVEGKHILITGGGSGIGAASARVLSARGAIVGIADLNDNNAHVLAKEIIASGGKAYAVSVDVTDPTQVKAMFDTALSHHEKIDVIINNAGIDHFPAPLTEVDDAMFMKNIHVNLAGVWYCMKNALKHMTTTGGGHIINIASVAGLRSAPMISAYSASKHGVVGLTKSAAVEYARANIRINAVCPSFVDTPMVQGVLSKLDERGQKGLIGANPMKRLGKPEEIANAIAWLCSDESSFMTGQSVVLDGGMLA; this is encoded by the coding sequence ATGAATGTAGCTGCAAATGTTGAAGGTAAACATATTCTTATTACTGGCGGTGGCTCAGGTATAGGCGCCGCATCTGCGAGAGTGTTGAGCGCAAGAGGTGCAATCGTTGGTATCGCAGATTTAAATGATAATAATGCGCACGTTTTGGCTAAAGAAATTATTGCTTCTGGCGGTAAAGCATATGCGGTGTCGGTAGATGTTACTGATCCAACGCAAGTCAAGGCTATGTTCGATACTGCGCTATCACATCACGAAAAAATTGATGTAATCATAAATAATGCTGGTATTGACCATTTTCCAGCCCCCCTTACAGAAGTAGACGACGCGATGTTTATGAAAAATATTCACGTCAATTTAGCTGGCGTATGGTATTGCATGAAGAATGCGCTTAAGCATATGACTACAACGGGAGGTGGGCACATTATTAACATTGCTTCAGTAGCGGGATTACGGTCGGCGCCTATGATAAGTGCCTACAGTGCATCGAAGCATGGGGTAGTGGGCTTAACGAAGTCAGCAGCGGTAGAATATGCGCGAGCAAACATTCGCATAAATGCGGTTTGCCCAAGTTTTGTGGATACACCGATGGTCCAAGGAGTGCTTTCAAAACTCGATGAACGCGGGCAAAAAGGGTTGATTGGCGCAAATCCAATGAAACGATTGGGCAAGCCCGAAGAGATTGCTAACGCTATTGCGTGGTTATGCAGTGATGAGTCGTCTTTTATGACGGGGCAGTCGGTAGTGCTTGATGGTGGAATGCTGGCATAG
- a CDS encoding acyl-CoA dehydrogenase: MADQLIPRREMQFQLYEVLNTAALCEKPRFEEHNVETFNAVIDMAEKMAEELFLPHNATADKNEPTFDGNKVSMIDDVKIAFDTYRESGFIAGHFDFEDGGMQLPVTVMNACAGYFLAANPSSTAYPFLTAAAANVIKHFASENIKNAFLGKMLTGDFTGTMALTEPHAGSSLADIRTTARPQEDGTYRVKGSKIYISGGEHELSDNIVHLVLAKIPGGPAGVKGISLFAVPKYRLDADGNPDVRNDVTLAGLIHKMGYRGTTSTALTFGENGDCHGYLIGEPHQGLRYMFMMMNEARIGVGYGAAMIGYRGYRYSLDYAKDRTQGRAAPRLAPEDEPTPIINHGDVRRMLLAQKAYCEGGMSLCLYGSMLIDEMETEADSEKRAELSQLLDLLTPVFKAWPSEFGPKANDLAIQILGGAGYTREYPVEQCWRDNRLNPIHEGTNGIQALDLLGRKLWQHEGKGLQVLLSRVTTDMKRAETPRAQVLAGKLKPYLDQLGGLIQQAAADLRSDKQPVLLTNASCFLNIFSSCVVSWIWLRQANVAEQALFNGVSGQDTDFYEGKLAAAEYFLNWELPLVSRDIEVLSSRDATCNNVKASYF; this comes from the coding sequence ATGGCTGACCAATTGATCCCCCGCCGTGAAATGCAATTTCAACTGTACGAAGTGTTAAATACCGCAGCACTATGTGAAAAACCTCGCTTTGAAGAGCACAACGTTGAGACTTTCAATGCAGTGATCGATATGGCGGAAAAAATGGCAGAAGAGCTGTTTCTCCCCCATAACGCGACTGCTGACAAAAACGAACCCACTTTCGATGGCAATAAAGTGTCTATGATCGATGACGTAAAAATTGCGTTCGATACATATAGAGAATCGGGTTTTATTGCGGGGCATTTTGATTTTGAAGATGGCGGCATGCAGCTTCCTGTTACTGTCATGAATGCCTGCGCAGGCTATTTTTTAGCAGCAAACCCTTCCTCTACGGCTTATCCATTTTTAACGGCAGCGGCTGCCAATGTGATTAAGCATTTTGCGTCAGAAAACATTAAAAATGCGTTTTTAGGCAAAATGCTAACAGGTGACTTTACCGGCACTATGGCGCTAACCGAACCGCACGCAGGTTCGTCACTTGCCGATATTCGTACCACAGCAAGACCTCAAGAAGACGGTACGTACCGAGTCAAAGGTAGCAAGATTTATATTTCGGGCGGCGAGCATGAGTTGTCGGACAACATTGTGCATTTGGTGTTAGCGAAAATACCGGGAGGTCCTGCTGGCGTTAAGGGCATTTCCTTGTTTGCCGTACCTAAATATCGCCTTGACGCTGACGGCAATCCAGACGTGCGCAACGATGTTACCCTTGCTGGTCTTATCCATAAAATGGGCTACCGAGGTACAACGTCAACGGCGCTCACGTTTGGTGAGAATGGTGATTGTCATGGCTATCTGATAGGTGAACCACACCAAGGGCTGCGTTATATGTTCATGATGATGAACGAAGCGCGCATTGGCGTTGGATATGGCGCTGCCATGATAGGGTATCGCGGGTATCGTTATTCACTAGACTACGCAAAAGATCGCACTCAAGGAAGGGCTGCACCCCGCCTTGCACCAGAGGACGAGCCAACGCCGATCATCAATCATGGTGACGTTCGCCGAATGTTGCTTGCACAAAAAGCCTATTGTGAAGGTGGAATGTCGCTATGTTTATACGGCAGTATGTTGATTGATGAAATGGAAACAGAAGCGGACAGTGAAAAGCGCGCTGAACTTTCTCAACTCTTAGATTTACTCACACCAGTGTTCAAGGCATGGCCCTCGGAATTTGGCCCTAAAGCAAACGATTTGGCCATTCAGATTTTGGGCGGTGCTGGCTACACACGAGAATACCCAGTGGAGCAATGTTGGCGTGATAACCGTTTAAACCCTATTCATGAGGGGACGAACGGTATTCAGGCGTTAGATTTACTTGGCAGAAAACTATGGCAGCACGAGGGTAAAGGTCTCCAAGTGTTACTGTCTCGTGTCACTACCGATATGAAGCGCGCAGAAACGCCAAGAGCACAAGTGCTGGCTGGGAAACTAAAACCATACCTCGATCAGCTTGGCGGTTTAATTCAACAAGCAGCCGCAGATCTACGCTCTGATAAACAGCCGGTGCTTCTTACCAACGCGAGCTGCTTTTTGAACATCTTTTCAAGTTGTGTTGTTAGCTGGATTTGGCTACGCCAAGCAAATGTTGCTGAACAAGCACTTTTTAACGGTGTCAGCGGCCAGGATACTGATTTCTATGAAGGTAAATTAGCAGCGGCAGAGTACTTCTTAAATTGGGAATTGCCGCTTGTTAGCCGCGACATTGAAGTCCTGTCTTCTCGTGACGCGACATGCAATAACGTTAAAGCGAGTTATTTCTAA
- a CDS encoding GlxA family transcriptional regulator has product MNERPFTVTVFGFEQALASAITGALDVFAFAGVSWQRIHSLPTVPKFKVQLASAHGQPFLCSNQVTLTPHIAIEDVSHTDILLIPTIGGNIDDVLADAQPQLVHIKRLHKMGADIAANCTGTFLLAETGILNGKVATTHWGYAEKFTEQFPHVLLHPEKMVTEQDALYCAGGGMAWIDLSILLIERYCGHQIASDTAKSHVLDSSRTNQTAYASSRQRRFHTDKDIISVQSFLEENFEKKILLADLAHRHNMTERTLMRKFKSACDTTPLQYLQSLRIEHARKLLETTALPLENLINKVGYEDTSSFTRLFKKTTGLSPSQYRIKFKRH; this is encoded by the coding sequence ATGAATGAGAGACCTTTCACCGTAACTGTATTTGGGTTCGAGCAAGCGCTTGCGTCGGCTATAACCGGAGCACTCGATGTCTTTGCATTTGCCGGAGTAAGTTGGCAGCGCATTCACAGCCTACCTACTGTGCCGAAATTTAAAGTACAGCTAGCGAGTGCCCATGGTCAGCCGTTCCTTTGTTCAAATCAAGTAACACTCACACCACATATCGCCATTGAAGACGTATCTCATACCGACATTTTGTTGATCCCAACCATTGGTGGCAACATTGACGATGTATTAGCTGACGCTCAGCCACAGCTTGTTCACATAAAACGTTTACACAAAATGGGAGCGGATATAGCCGCAAACTGTACGGGCACATTTTTACTAGCAGAAACAGGTATTTTAAACGGTAAAGTCGCAACAACTCATTGGGGCTATGCTGAGAAGTTCACCGAGCAATTTCCCCATGTGTTGTTGCATCCAGAGAAAATGGTGACTGAGCAAGATGCCCTATATTGCGCCGGCGGTGGAATGGCATGGATTGACCTTTCAATTTTACTTATTGAGCGATATTGTGGTCATCAAATCGCAAGCGATACCGCAAAATCTCACGTGCTTGATTCATCCCGTACGAATCAGACGGCTTATGCCAGTAGCCGCCAAAGACGCTTTCATACCGACAAAGATATAATTTCCGTGCAAAGCTTTCTTGAAGAAAACTTTGAAAAGAAGATTTTATTGGCTGATTTAGCGCACCGTCACAACATGACTGAGCGCACCTTAATGCGAAAATTTAAAAGCGCATGTGACACAACGCCTTTACAGTATCTACAATCGTTGCGAATTGAACACGCAAGAAAACTGCTCGAAACTACGGCCCTGCCGTTAGAAAATTTAATCAACAAAGTGGGCTATGAGGACACAAGCTCATTTACGCGATTATTTAAAAAAACCACTGGCCTTTCTCCATCCCAATACCGCATAAAATTCAAACGTCATTAA
- a CDS encoding TonB-dependent receptor, with the protein MRTYKIASLALAVSAAFSSSVLAQEAATTEKKEASLEQITVTAQKRTQSIQEVPISVATLSGEKFESLFSGGEDILALAVRVPGLYAESSNGRVAPRFYIRGLGNTDFDLAASQPVSIIMDEVVMENVVLKSFPLFDVQQVEVLRGPQGTLFGRNTTAGIIKFDTVKPTQDVEGYAKAGFGSYGTMNFEGAISGGLTDELSARLSVLSQERDDYIDNAFTGQNDAIGGYDEKAYRLQLLWEPSADFSALLNVHGRDLEGTASIFRANIFDKGSNKLNANYDRTTVFYDGDLGNNGIDNNPQEYDGFGTSLKLEYDMDDVTFTSISALETAEGSSLGDIDGGFLVDVDFDGVAEETGPGFIPFGAVTQDRLNDLEQYTQEFRFASNTTDALNWQVGAFYYDASFNVTSIDGLFGASTVFHENQTWALFGQSSYQVNEKLNVTGGIRYTHDSKSLVVGDQNVNGPCLTLDFNNDGIKECQIQDYDDISVDDGQYSFELSANYRVTDDMSVFARYANGFRAQTIQGRDVAFEGAPSVADAETINSFELGIKSDLLDDTLRLNAAAFFYTVDDMQFSAIGGGNNFTSLVNADKGEAYGFEVDAQWLATDELTFTAGYSYNHTEIKDDTLTVSPCGTNPTFNSTGNCTVTDPRPDGFVASIDGNPFPQAPESIFNFTARYTIPMGDDGEFFVFTDWAFQGETNIFLYEAVEFTTDDNFEGGLRIGYENFAHNYTVALFGRNITDEDNVKGAIDFNNLTGIVNEPRIWGVEFKYTYY; encoded by the coding sequence ATGAGAACTTATAAAATTGCTTCACTAGCGCTTGCAGTTAGTGCAGCGTTCAGCTCATCCGTTCTTGCACAAGAGGCCGCTACGACAGAAAAAAAAGAAGCCTCTCTCGAACAAATTACTGTAACCGCACAAAAACGAACGCAATCTATTCAAGAAGTCCCTATTTCTGTTGCTACGCTCAGCGGTGAAAAATTTGAAAGCCTTTTTTCTGGTGGCGAAGACATTCTCGCTTTGGCTGTTCGCGTACCAGGTCTTTACGCAGAATCATCAAATGGACGTGTAGCGCCGCGCTTCTATATCAGAGGCTTGGGCAACACTGATTTCGATCTAGCGGCATCACAGCCTGTTTCTATTATCATGGACGAAGTGGTAATGGAAAACGTGGTACTAAAAAGCTTCCCTCTTTTCGACGTACAGCAAGTTGAAGTTTTACGTGGCCCTCAGGGCACGTTATTTGGCCGAAATACCACTGCGGGTATTATTAAATTCGATACAGTTAAACCAACTCAGGATGTTGAAGGCTATGCGAAAGCAGGCTTCGGCTCTTACGGCACCATGAATTTTGAAGGTGCTATTAGTGGTGGACTGACTGATGAACTGTCTGCTCGTCTATCGGTACTATCTCAAGAGCGCGACGACTACATTGATAATGCTTTCACAGGACAAAATGACGCTATCGGTGGCTATGACGAAAAAGCATACCGCTTGCAGCTACTTTGGGAGCCTTCAGCTGATTTCTCTGCATTACTTAATGTTCATGGTCGTGACCTAGAGGGCACCGCATCAATCTTTAGAGCGAATATCTTCGACAAAGGTAGCAACAAACTGAACGCGAATTATGATCGCACAACAGTGTTTTACGATGGTGACCTTGGCAACAACGGTATCGATAACAATCCTCAAGAATATGACGGATTTGGAACGTCTTTAAAACTTGAGTATGACATGGATGACGTAACCTTCACCTCCATTTCAGCACTTGAAACAGCCGAAGGTTCTAGCTTAGGTGATATCGATGGCGGTTTTTTAGTAGACGTTGATTTTGATGGTGTTGCAGAAGAGACAGGGCCAGGCTTTATTCCTTTTGGCGCAGTGACACAAGACCGCCTTAACGACCTTGAGCAATATACACAAGAGTTCCGATTTGCTAGTAACACTACCGATGCGCTTAACTGGCAGGTAGGTGCTTTCTATTACGATGCATCGTTCAACGTTACTAGTATTGACGGGCTGTTCGGCGCAAGCACCGTGTTTCATGAAAACCAAACGTGGGCCCTATTTGGTCAAAGCTCATATCAGGTAAATGAAAAGCTAAATGTTACCGGTGGTATTCGCTACACACACGACTCAAAAAGCCTTGTTGTGGGTGATCAAAATGTTAACGGTCCATGCTTAACACTAGACTTCAACAATGACGGAATAAAAGAGTGTCAAATTCAAGACTATGACGATATCAGCGTAGATGATGGTCAATACAGTTTTGAGTTAAGCGCAAACTATCGCGTTACAGACGACATGTCAGTATTCGCGCGTTATGCAAATGGTTTCCGCGCACAAACTATTCAAGGCCGTGATGTCGCCTTTGAAGGTGCGCCATCAGTTGCCGATGCAGAAACAATCAATTCATTCGAACTTGGTATTAAGTCAGATCTCCTTGACGATACTCTACGCCTAAATGCAGCGGCGTTCTTCTACACTGTAGACGATATGCAATTCTCAGCTATTGGCGGCGGTAACAACTTTACATCGTTAGTAAATGCAGACAAAGGCGAAGCGTACGGATTTGAGGTGGATGCACAGTGGCTAGCTACAGATGAGCTTACGTTTACTGCAGGCTATAGCTATAACCATACTGAAATTAAAGATGATACGTTAACAGTTTCGCCATGTGGTACTAACCCTACCTTCAATTCTACAGGCAACTGTACAGTGACCGACCCTCGCCCAGACGGATTCGTCGCATCTATTGACGGTAACCCCTTCCCGCAGGCGCCAGAGTCAATCTTCAACTTCACGGCTCGTTACACCATTCCTATGGGTGATGACGGTGAGTTCTTCGTGTTTACCGATTGGGCATTCCAAGGCGAGACAAACATCTTCTTATACGAAGCTGTAGAGTTTACTACCGACGATAACTTTGAAGGTGGCTTACGCATCGGCTACGAAAACTTCGCCCACAACTACACTGTAGCGTTATTTGGCCGTAATATTACAGACGAAGATAACGTAAAAGGTGCTATCGATTTCAATAACCTTACAGGTATTGTAAACGAGCCTCGTATTTGGGGTGTTGAATTTAAGTACACGTATTACTAA
- a CDS encoding prolyl oligopeptidase family protein yields the protein MKKTLLKGAVCAAATGLILACANNESVPSASQTSMQQDSAALPILTGYPTTKKVDHVDDYHGTKVADPYRWLEDEKSEQVKSWVGEQNALARPYLSTLDTREQYKTRLTELWDYEKYSTPYMVNDKLFYSYNDGLQNQYVLYIADSINAEPEVLIDPNTLSDDGTVSLASSEVSPEASYLAYMLSDGGTDWKTIHVRNTATKSDLPDIIKGVKFSNIAWLPDETGFFYSRYPENGEAGYDDSQSVSIYFHKLGTLQSEDTHVFSFDDKPTWNPYPSVIQDGKTLLISVFEGYQANGVYAKSLTEANAEIVPIFDRWDGRYDLVGEQENDLFFTSTANAPTGKVIKVRFDAEVKKTTTVIESKQETLRNVSLMGEKLFAQYLKDVKAQVSVFDLDGTKVDDIAFSDIGNVSGFYGSADSDTTFYKLTGFTNPGQVYAYDVESGQSTLFKTIDTGVDYADYITKQVFYQSKDGTKIPMFIVHKKGLTLDGSNKALLYGYGGFNISLTPSYSVSRMVWLEQGNVLAIANLRGGGEYGQQWHAAGTKLRKQNVFDDFISGAEFLIDKGYTSSQKLGIQGGSNGGLLVAASLTQRPDLFGAALPAVGVLDMLRYHTPSANARAWSSDYGLSENKDEFEALYAYSPLHNTQAGKCYPATLVTTGDHDDRVVPWHSYKFAAQLQADQGCDNPILLRVETRAGHGAGTPTWMRIEGYADQWAFLEAALD from the coding sequence ATGAAAAAGACATTGTTGAAGGGGGCAGTGTGTGCTGCTGCAACGGGGCTAATATTGGCATGTGCAAATAATGAGTCTGTACCTAGTGCTTCACAAACTAGCATGCAACAAGATAGTGCAGCATTGCCAATATTAACGGGGTATCCAACGACTAAAAAAGTGGACCACGTTGACGATTATCATGGTACTAAAGTCGCTGATCCATACCGTTGGTTAGAAGACGAAAAATCTGAGCAAGTGAAATCATGGGTTGGTGAGCAAAACGCATTAGCACGCCCTTATCTCAGTACGCTTGATACGCGAGAGCAATATAAAACCCGATTAACTGAGCTTTGGGATTATGAAAAGTACTCAACGCCGTATATGGTTAACGATAAATTGTTCTACAGCTATAACGATGGCTTGCAAAATCAATATGTTCTTTACATCGCCGACAGTATTAACGCTGAACCAGAAGTACTAATAGATCCAAATACGTTGAGCGACGATGGAACGGTTTCGTTAGCGTCGAGTGAAGTCAGCCCTGAGGCATCTTACCTTGCTTATATGCTCTCAGATGGCGGCACTGACTGGAAGACAATACATGTTAGAAATACCGCTACCAAAAGCGATTTGCCTGATATTATCAAGGGAGTGAAGTTTTCAAATATTGCATGGCTTCCCGATGAAACAGGCTTTTTCTATTCTCGGTATCCTGAGAATGGTGAGGCGGGCTACGATGACAGCCAAAGTGTTTCCATCTATTTTCATAAACTAGGCACGCTGCAAAGCGAGGATACTCACGTATTTTCGTTTGACGACAAACCAACGTGGAATCCTTATCCGTCGGTGATCCAGGACGGCAAGACGTTACTTATATCGGTATTTGAAGGTTACCAAGCCAATGGCGTGTATGCGAAATCGTTGACTGAGGCGAACGCAGAAATCGTTCCTATATTTGACCGTTGGGACGGTCGTTACGATCTGGTAGGAGAGCAAGAAAACGATTTGTTTTTTACATCCACAGCAAATGCGCCCACCGGAAAGGTGATAAAGGTTCGTTTTGATGCTGAGGTTAAAAAAACCACCACCGTAATTGAAAGTAAGCAAGAAACCTTAAGAAATGTGTCGCTAATGGGCGAAAAACTGTTTGCGCAATATTTAAAAGATGTAAAAGCGCAAGTGAGTGTTTTTGACTTAGATGGTACCAAAGTCGACGACATCGCATTTTCCGACATCGGTAACGTAAGTGGTTTTTACGGCAGCGCCGACAGCGATACGACCTTCTACAAATTGACAGGGTTCACTAACCCAGGACAAGTGTATGCTTACGATGTTGAGAGCGGTCAGTCCACCCTGTTCAAGACTATTGATACCGGTGTAGATTATGCGGATTACATCACCAAACAGGTTTTTTACCAGAGTAAAGATGGTACAAAAATCCCGATGTTCATTGTGCATAAAAAAGGGTTAACGCTAGACGGTAGCAATAAAGCATTGTTGTATGGCTATGGCGGCTTTAATATTTCACTTACTCCGAGTTATTCGGTTTCACGGATGGTTTGGCTTGAGCAGGGAAATGTTCTGGCGATTGCCAATTTACGCGGTGGTGGTGAATACGGTCAGCAATGGCATGCAGCAGGAACAAAACTCCGTAAGCAAAACGTTTTCGATGATTTTATTAGCGGAGCGGAATTTTTAATTGACAAAGGCTACACGTCGTCACAAAAACTTGGGATCCAAGGTGGCTCAAATGGCGGTTTGCTTGTCGCTGCTTCATTAACACAGCGCCCAGACTTATTTGGTGCGGCATTGCCAGCGGTAGGCGTGCTTGACATGTTGCGTTATCACACGCCCAGTGCAAATGCGCGTGCGTGGTCGTCAGATTATGGACTGAGTGAGAATAAGGATGAGTTTGAGGCATTGTATGCTTACTCACCTTTACACAATACTCAAGCGGGTAAATGTTACCCTGCAACATTGGTAACTACAGGTGATCATGACGACCGAGTTGTGCCATGGCACAGTTATAAGTTTGCTGCACAGTTACAAGCCGACCAAGGCTGTGATAATCCGATTCTTCTACGCGTGGAAACGAGAGCAGGGCACGGTGCAGGCACCCCAACTTGGATGCGCATAGAAGGATATGCCGACCAATGGGCTTTCCTTGAGGCAGCACTCGATTAA